From the Bombus vancouverensis nearcticus chromosome 3, iyBomVanc1_principal, whole genome shotgun sequence genome, one window contains:
- the LOC117154075 gene encoding uncharacterized protein LOC117154075, whose product MDQLGEPMDVEIIPVTDDAKNVDSEQIDVEIFNSNNMQQPEIQLDSRYENRGGTFMTGVDIFSKEEKLKMEERAKRFGLTDKIKNNLSNPEQDLYSSMGIVEDSENTKNIRLNVIHMRGTEEMSTKDVFKYFEDYAPASIEWINDVSCNVVWLDNLSAARAILGLSKRIIGLEKQQTIKSFDGNPDEENNVTNDDSVIEMDEDHEITNTTKETGEDYISIKDINCPLPPGLWRKGINYPKSKAIFLRFATRADKKQPNAEKMSEYYKKYGNPNFGGIKGILTESRKRLYKQIRQNKRKFKEELQDDVKDRKHVKNPWGALSETWGLNDAIESEFGTRNEPKDQGRSVKERLGVKYPSNETTHTEKQRSNSSSDSEDEWCKRSKVLRMRMHADDEEEKIHKRRAKLQQTMLNNLTRGNDLRSRLSSTRKGTQFHDAIQVVVTNTTATKSNSLKLNDSEEEDGEIIEDNESQEKEESEWQGSDEEEQEEEDEDEDYSDEDSDKPAREVQGPKGSVIKVVQHKPRVASTVWARLNNVKSEVVDNSIKDRQPRIRDLRNTLKGDLRSRIRNHTRGRSPLRIEVKNDKYTEGSETE is encoded by the exons atggaTCAACTGGGTGAACCTATGGACGTAGAAATAATCCCAGTTACCGATGATGCCAAGAATGTTGATTCTGAGCAAATCgatgtagaaatttttaattcaaacAACATGCAACAACCAGAG aTACAGTTAGATAGCCGTTATGAGAATCGTGGTGGTACTTTCATGACAGGCGTAGATATATTTAGTaaggaagaaaaattgaaaatggaAGAAAGAGCCAAACGTTTTGGATTAACtgacaaaataaagaataatttatcAAATCCAGAACAAGATTTGTATTCTAG TATGGGCATTGTAGAAGAtagtgaaaatacaaaaaatatcaGACTAAATGTAATACACATGAGAGGCACGGAAGAAATGAGTACGAAAGATGTCTTCAAATATTTTGAAGATTATGCTCCAGCCTCCATTGAATGGATTAATGATGTTTCAT GTAATGTGGTATGGTTAGATAATTTATCAGCAGCTAGAGCTATATTGGGATTATCAAAAAGAATTATTGGTTTGGAAAAGCaacaaactataaaatcattcgatGGTAATCCCGATGAAGAAAACAATGTAACTAATGATGATTCCGTCATTGAAATGGACGAAGATCATGAGATCACAAACACTACAAAGGAGACAGGAGAAGATTATATAAGTATCAAGGATATTAATTGCCCATTACCTCCTGGCTTGTGGAGGAAAGGGATAAATTATCCTAAATCTAAAGCAATATTCCTCAGATTTGCTACCAGAGCCGATAAAAAGCAACCTAATGCAGAGAAAATGagtgaatattataaaaaatatggaAACCCCAATTTTGGAG GTATTAAAGGAATTTTAACTGAGTCTCGAAAACGGTTGTACAAACAAATcagacaaaataaaagaaaattcaaaGAAGAGCTGCAAGACGATGTTAAAGATAGAAAACATGTGAAGAACCCCTGGGGTGCATTGTCTGAAACTTGGGGACTCAATGATGCTATAGAAAGTGAGTTTGGCACCAGAAATGAACCTAAAGATCAAGGGCGTAGTGTAAAGGAAAGATTAGGGGTAAAATATCCTTCAAACGAAACTACACACACTGAAAAACAACGAAGTAATTCGAGCAGTGATAGTGAGGATGAGTGGTGTAAAAGAAGTAAAGTGTTGCGAATGCGAATGCATGCGGATGATGAAGAAGAGAAGATACACAAACGACGTGCCAAACTTCAACAG ActatgttaaataatttaactAGAGGCAATGATTTACGATCGAGGCTCAGCTCTACGAGGAAAGGAACGCAATTTCATGATGCAATTCAAGTAGTTGTAACAAATACAACTGCAACAAAGTCGAATTCTTTAAAGCTTAATGACTCAGAG GAGGAAGATGGTGAAATTATCGAAGATAATGAGAGCCAGGAAAAGGAAGAGAGCGAATGGCAAGGCTCTGATGAAGAGGAACAGGAAGAAGAAGACGAGGATGAAGACTATAGTGATGAGGATAGTGACAAACCCGCAAGAGAAGTTCAAGGACCTAAGGGCAGTGTAATAAAAGTAGTTCAACATAAACCTCGCGTTGCTTCCACAGTGTGGGCGAGACTGAATAATGTAAAAAGTGAAGTTGTTGATAACTCCATTAAAGATAG GCAACCAAGAATACGAGATCTAAGAAATACATTAAAAGGTGATCTTCGGTCTCGAATCAGAAATCATACAAGAGGTCGCTCTCCTTTAAGGATAGAAGTGAAAAATGACAAATATACCGAAGGAAGTGAAACAGAATAA
- the LOC117154077 gene encoding solute carrier family 23 member 1 gives MPENGIQMTEINLENSTLPLSNTKTAGNNRSTNLNYGIDDVPPWYLCLFMALQHYLTMIGAIVSIPFILTPALCMAEDDPSRSYIISTMIFVTGLVTFFQTTIGCRLPLVQGGTISFLVPTLAILSLPQWKCPEPEVLNQMSPENRTELWQIRMRELSGAIAVSALFQVVIGFGGIIGYLLKFITPLTIVPTVSLVGISLFENAADAASQHWGIAAGTILMLTLYSQILVNVPFPILMYRKGQGISIVWFELFKLFPVLLTIVVMWIICAILTVTDALPVGHPARADSKLKIINDSPWFRVPYPGQWGTPTVSLSGVLGMLAGVLACTVESISYYPTTSRMCGAPPPPVHAINRGIGIEGLGTMLAGLWGSGNGTNTFGENVGTIGVTKVGSRRVIQWACVLMILQGLISKFGAVFIIIPEPIVGGIFCVMFGMITAFGLSALQYINLNSARNLYILGFSIFFPLVLSKWMINHSGVIETGNDIVDSVFTVLLSTTILVGGVIGCLLDNIIPGTPEERGLIAWSKEMELHTERDDKEDQEYMFNTFDFPFGMDALRRWKWTQYVPFLPTYKPGIYSCSQKKQ, from the exons atgcCTGAAAATGGAATACAGATGACCGAAATA AATCTAGAAAATTCAACATTACCACTGTCGAATACTAAAACTGCTGGCAATAACAGGAGCACGAATCTCAATTATGGCATCGACGATGTCCCGCCCTGGTATCTTTGCTTATTTATGGCTTTACAG CATTATCTAACGATGATAGGTGCAATAGTCTCGATTCCCTTCATCCTTACTCCAGCATTGTGCATGGCGGAGGACGATCCATCGAGAAGTTATATAATTTCCACCATGATCTTCGTCACAGGACTGGTCACTTTCTTCCAAACCACCATAGGATGCAG GTTGCCGCTAGTTCAAGGAGGAACTATATCCTTTTTAGTCCCAACATTGGCGATACTAAGTTTACCACAATGGAAGTGTCCAGAGCCGGAAGTTTTAAATCAAATGTCTCCGGAGAACCGCACAGAACTATGGCAAATTAGAATGAGGGAACTTTCAGGAGCCATCGCTGTATCCGCTTTGTTCCAAGTAGTCATTGGGTTTGGAG GTATTATTggatatttgttgaaatttattACGCCACTGACTATTGTGCCAACTGTCTCTCTCGTTGGAATATCTCTCTTTGAGAATGCAGCTGACGCTGCGTCTCAACATTGGGGTATAGCAGCTGG AACAATATTGATGTTAACATTGTATTCTCAAATACTTGTTAATGTGCCATTCCCGATATTGATGTACCGTAAGGGTCAGGGAATAAGCATCGTGTGGTTTGAATTATTTAAGCTATTCCCG GTACTGTTAACAATAGTAGTCATGTGGATAATTTGCGCGATTTTAACCGTGACGGATGCTTTGCCAGTCGGTCATCCAGCCAGAGCAGATAGTAAATTAAAGATTATCAATGATTCTCCATGGTTCCGTGTCCCATATCCTGGTCAATGGGGTACACCGACCGTATCCCTGTCTGGTGTACTTGGTATGTTAGCTGGTGTATTAGCGTGTACGGTGGAATCTATCAGTTATTATCCAACTACCTCCAGGATGTGCG GCGCACCACCTCCGCCGGTTCACGCCATTAACCGAGGTATCGGCATAGAAGGCCTTGGTACGATGTTAGCTGGACTTTGGGGTAGCGGGAACGGTACAAACACGTTTGGAGAAAATGTGGGAACTATTG GTGTTACGAAAGTAGGCAGTCGCAGAGTTATTCAATGGGCATGTGTCTTGATGATTCTCCAAGGATTGATTAGCAAATTTGGCGCTGTTTTTATCATTATCCCCGAACCAATAGTCGGCGGAATATTTTGCGTGATGTTTGGAATGATCACTGCTTTTG GCCTCTCTGCGTTGcaatacataaatttaaattcagCAAGGAATTTGTACATTCTTGGattctccattttctttccactg GTATTATCTAAGTGGATGATCAATCACTCAGGTGTAATAGAAACCGGAAATGACATAGTCGACAGTGTATTTACCGTGTTACTTAGTACGACTATCTTGGTGGGAGGTGTAATAGGATGTTTATTAGATAATATTATACCAG GTACCCCTGAGGAACGTGGGCTCATTGCTTGGTCAAAGGAAATGGAATTACATACCGAAAGGGACGACAAAGAAGACCAAGAGTATATGTTCAATACTTTTGATTTTCCATTTGGAATGGATGCTTTACGAAG ATGGAAATGGACACAATACGTACCATTTTTACCGACATATAAACCTGGAATTTATTCATGTAGTCAGAAAAAACAATGA